In Dyadobacter subterraneus, a single genomic region encodes these proteins:
- a CDS encoding tetratricopeptide repeat protein codes for MKKSRFLLVFLLLLTVLSGSILQSCQSDARNATRIPPTVKKSKKQWQDDALLSLSDLINRNTDVDLNYFKRARIYFDREEYSLALADINEAIDEKDNVGEYFLLRGKVNRELGEIDNALEDAERAEALQQTSPDLYILLADIFQVKNRFRDANRYLVQAMKMAPYDGSAYYVKGMLLARQGDSLASLANLNSAINMNPRLIRAYQQSTVIYLKLLNYGQALAFNNRAIKRFPNNAELYFERGDIYKNLSVIDTALANYRKATSINPKYADAFFQIGALEIGQRGYYSALLAFQSLLILRPDHPQINYLVGYCYERLRNDVKAKEYFTYENEKNPADQMAINGLWRIRQRENGRLFPEYYSDEGIDQDYKTLDSSRVKIDLIKPRGTINMRIDSSRNAKIQ; via the coding sequence ATGAAGAAAAGTCGTTTCTTACTGGTTTTTTTATTGCTTTTGACAGTCTTGTCGGGAAGCATTTTACAGTCATGCCAAAGTGACGCCAGAAACGCTACGCGCATACCCCCTACGGTTAAAAAATCTAAAAAACAGTGGCAGGACGACGCGCTGTTATCTTTGTCAGATTTGATCAACCGAAATACCGATGTGGATCTCAACTATTTTAAACGGGCAAGAATTTATTTTGACCGTGAAGAATATAGCCTTGCACTAGCGGATATCAATGAAGCGATCGATGAAAAAGATAATGTGGGAGAGTATTTTCTTTTAAGAGGAAAAGTTAACCGCGAGCTTGGAGAAATTGATAACGCACTGGAAGATGCCGAACGTGCAGAAGCGTTGCAGCAGACAAGCCCGGATTTGTATATTTTGCTGGCTGATATTTTTCAGGTAAAAAATAGGTTTCGCGATGCCAACCGATATCTGGTGCAGGCTATGAAAATGGCGCCTTATGATGGTTCGGCCTATTATGTCAAGGGAATGCTGCTTGCACGACAAGGTGATTCTCTGGCAAGTCTGGCGAATCTGAACAGTGCTATTAATATGAATCCGCGCCTTATCAGAGCTTATCAGCAGAGTACAGTGATCTATTTGAAGCTTTTAAACTACGGACAGGCACTTGCCTTTAATAACAGGGCGATCAAACGTTTTCCTAATAACGCCGAATTATATTTTGAACGCGGCGACATTTATAAAAATCTTTCTGTTATAGATACGGCGTTAGCGAATTACCGTAAGGCAACGAGCATCAATCCAAAATACGCAGATGCATTTTTTCAGATTGGAGCATTAGAAATTGGACAACGGGGATATTATAGTGCTTTACTTGCATTTCAATCATTACTAATTCTTCGTCCGGACCATCCCCAGATTAATTATCTGGTAGGTTATTGTTACGAAAGACTTAGAAATGATGTTAAAGCAAAGGAGTATTTCACATATGAAAACGAGAAAAATCCTGCGGATCAAATGGCGATAAATGGTTTGTGGAGAATACGTCAAAGGGAAAATGGCAGATTGTTCCCTGAATATTATTCAGATGAAGGTATAGACCAGGATTATAAAACGCTTGATAGTTCAAGGGTGAAGATTGACCTCATAAAACCGCGCGGAACCATAAATATGCGAATTGATTCCTCTCGAAACGCTAAAATTCAATAG
- the menB gene encoding 1,4-dihydroxy-2-naphthoyl-CoA synthase, which yields MSSSIKWETIKEYEEILFTLHEGIAKISINRPHKHNAFTPQTVTEMIDAMHICREDTRIDVIILTGEGGKAFCSGGDQSVRGHGGYIGEDHVPRLNVLDLQRMIRSIPKAVIAMVAGWAIGGGHVLHVICDLSIAAENARFGQTGPKVGSFDGGFGASYLARVVGQKKAREIWFLCDQYDAQEALQMGLVNKVVPLEDLETTTVEWCKKIQQKSPLSIRMLKSSFNAELDGQAGIQELAGNATLLYYLSEEAKEGQRSFLEKRDPDFSKFPKFP from the coding sequence ATGTCTAGTTCAATAAAATGGGAAACCATTAAAGAGTACGAAGAAATTCTTTTTACACTGCACGAAGGAATTGCCAAAATCAGCATTAACCGTCCCCATAAACATAACGCATTCACCCCACAGACTGTCACAGAAATGATTGATGCGATGCACATTTGTCGTGAAGATACGCGTATTGATGTAATCATATTAACAGGTGAAGGCGGAAAAGCATTTTGTTCAGGCGGCGACCAATCCGTTCGCGGACATGGCGGATATATCGGAGAAGATCACGTTCCGCGTTTAAATGTCCTGGATCTTCAAAGAATGATTCGTTCTATTCCTAAGGCTGTCATTGCGATGGTGGCAGGCTGGGCAATTGGCGGCGGACACGTGCTTCATGTAATTTGTGATTTATCCATTGCTGCTGAAAACGCTCGTTTTGGACAAACAGGACCAAAAGTTGGAAGTTTTGACGGTGGCTTCGGAGCATCTTATCTTGCCCGTGTGGTTGGACAAAAGAAAGCACGTGAAATCTGGTTCCTTTGCGATCAATACGATGCACAGGAAGCTTTACAAATGGGATTGGTCAACAAAGTTGTTCCTTTGGAAGATCTGGAAACGACAACTGTTGAGTGGTGTAAAAAAATTCAGCAGAAAAGTCCTTTATCAATCCGTATGCTGAAAAGCTCTTTCAACGCAGAACTTGACGGGCAAGCCGGAATCCAGGAACTGGCCGGAAATGCAACATTGCTATACTATCTGAGCGAAGAAGCGAAAGAAGGACAAAGATCATTCCTTGAAAAACGTGATCCTGATTTCAGTAAATTTCCAAAATTTCCTTAA
- a CDS encoding SIR2 family NAD-dependent protein deacylase, which translates to MKKLVVLSGAGISAESGINTFRDSGGLWENHRIEDVATPEAWRRNQELVLNFYNERRKQALSVKPNAAHYALVELEKEYDVQIITQNVDNLHEIAGSKNVIHLHGELFKSESTKNPELVYTMDSWELKTGDLCELGSQLRPHIVWFGEAVPKMEVAIDITEQADIFVVVGTSMAVYPAAGLVHYVGYNIPIYIIDPAKPDISFKKNMTFIQEKASVGMEKLKELLAFSF; encoded by the coding sequence ATGAAAAAGCTAGTAGTTCTTTCAGGTGCCGGAATTAGTGCTGAAAGCGGAATAAATACATTTCGTGACAGTGGTGGTTTGTGGGAAAATCACCGGATTGAAGACGTGGCTACACCGGAAGCCTGGCGCAGAAACCAGGAATTGGTGTTAAATTTTTATAACGAAAGAAGAAAACAGGCACTTTCTGTCAAACCAAATGCGGCGCATTATGCTTTGGTTGAACTTGAAAAAGAATATGACGTGCAGATTATCACCCAAAACGTTGATAATCTGCATGAAATAGCCGGCTCTAAAAATGTCATTCATTTGCATGGCGAACTTTTTAAGTCGGAAAGCACTAAAAATCCGGAGCTTGTTTACACCATGGATTCCTGGGAATTGAAAACTGGCGATTTATGTGAATTGGGCAGCCAGCTCAGACCACATATTGTCTGGTTTGGAGAGGCAGTTCCGAAAATGGAAGTGGCTATTGACATTACAGAACAGGCTGATATTTTTGTAGTTGTAGGGACTTCTATGGCTGTTTATCCAGCCGCTGGTCTTGTTCACTATGTTGGATATAACATTCCGATATACATCATTGACCCAGCCAAACCTGATATTAGTTTTAAAAAAAACATGACTTTTATTCAGGAAAAAGCTTCTGTCGGAATGGAAAAATTGAAAGAGCTTTTAGCTTTTAGCTTTTAG
- a CDS encoding AMP-binding protein produces the protein MIWNTNAALIQTQSPPEEPYFRKAYDFMISWLNGQSEFMLHTSGSTGIPKDILIKRNQLSSSAHMTGEALKLPKGTRALVCLNISYIAGIMMLVRGMELGWELSIVEPSSNPLLEFQNPIFDFAAMVPLQLSTGLGNENTRDKIENLGKILLGGAPVGIQLQKQIDQLKIPVYQSYGMTETVSHVALRKLNGPEVENGYKVLPEIEFGLDDRGCIFLSGDVTNWERIQTNDLAEITSENTFNWIGRIDNIINSGGMKIVLDKVDEIVAEVFYELGYENSFFSWFENDEKLGQKLILVVLKNVNVLSEENLLGEIRKRISTYETPKHVYFVDEFIKTPTDKVDKRRTVSQLFNGKQ, from the coding sequence ATGATTTGGAATACAAACGCAGCTTTAATACAAACACAATCTCCTCCCGAAGAACCGTATTTCCGTAAGGCTTACGATTTTATGATTTCCTGGCTGAACGGGCAAAGCGAATTTATGCTGCATACTTCCGGGTCAACGGGTATACCAAAAGATATTTTAATAAAAAGAAATCAGCTGAGCAGCAGTGCGCATATGACGGGTGAGGCATTGAAATTGCCCAAAGGTACACGTGCGTTGGTTTGTTTGAATATTTCCTACATCGCAGGAATTATGATGCTGGTCCGTGGGATGGAGCTGGGGTGGGAGCTGAGTATCGTTGAACCATCGTCTAACCCTTTGTTGGAATTTCAAAATCCAATTTTTGATTTTGCCGCCATGGTACCTTTGCAACTTTCAACTGGTTTGGGAAATGAAAATACCAGAGATAAAATTGAAAATCTTGGTAAAATACTTCTTGGAGGAGCTCCGGTTGGTATTCAGTTACAGAAACAAATTGATCAGTTGAAGATTCCGGTTTATCAAAGTTATGGTATGACGGAAACCGTTTCTCATGTCGCATTAAGAAAATTGAATGGTCCGGAAGTGGAAAATGGTTATAAGGTTTTACCTGAAATTGAATTTGGGCTTGATGATCGGGGATGCATTTTTCTCTCAGGCGATGTGACAAACTGGGAAAGAATTCAGACCAACGATCTTGCAGAAATTACTTCTGAAAATACTTTTAACTGGATAGGGAGGATTGACAATATTATCAATTCCGGCGGAATGAAAATTGTTTTAGATAAAGTAGATGAGATAGTTGCAGAGGTATTTTACGAGCTCGGATACGAAAACAGTTTTTTTTCCTGGTTTGAAAATGATGAAAAACTTGGTCAGAAACTTATTTTGGTTGTATTGAAAAACGTAAATGTTTTATCAGAAGAAAACCTGCTTGGTGAAATAAGAAAACGGATTTCAACCTATGAAACACCAAAACATGTTTACTTTGTGGACGAATTTATAAAAACGCCCACTGATAAGGTTGATAAGCGACGCACAGTTTCACAGTTATTTAATGGGAAACAGTAG
- the thrS gene encoding threonine--tRNA ligase: MKDESLIKITLPDGSVREYEKGITAHGIALSISEGLARNVIAAKVNGEVWDPTRAIEKDSLVVLLTWNDEDGKSTFWHSSAHLLAEALEALYPGVKLGTGPSIERGFYYDVDLGENTISSDDFPKIEAKMLELARQKSEFKRIPISKQDAIDFFTKKGDEYKLELIDGLEDGSITLYEQGAFTDLCRGPHIPNTGIIKAVKLTNIAGAYWRNKQENKMLTRIYGITFPKQKELEEYVTLMEEAKKRDHRKLGKELELFAFSEKVGQGLPLWLPKGAMLRERLQSFLSKAQSRAGYLPVVTPHIGSKELYVTSGHWDKYGKDSFQPIKTPNPGEEYLLKPMNCPHHCEIYKTSPRSYKDLPLRFSEFGTVYRYEQSGELHGLTRVRGFTQDDAHIFCRPDQVKEEFIRVIDLVLYVFKSLGFEDYSAQISLRDPNDKQKYIGRDEDWIRAESAIIEASAERGLETVTELGEAAFYGPKLDFMVRDALGRKWQLGTIQVDYQLPQRFELEYTGSDNQKHRPVMIHRAPFGSMERFIAILIENSAGQFPLWLSPDQIAILPISEKYAEYAETVFAQLQEADIRGFIDHRDEKIGRKIRDAEVTKVPFMLIVGEKEAAEGKLSVRRKGEGDLGSMSIEEFASYFQKEAKIIG; this comes from the coding sequence ATGAAAGACGAGTCTCTAATTAAAATCACCCTGCCCGATGGTAGCGTGCGCGAATACGAAAAAGGCATTACTGCCCATGGTATTGCGCTGAGTATCAGTGAAGGTCTGGCGCGTAATGTTATTGCGGCCAAAGTAAACGGCGAAGTGTGGGATCCTACGCGCGCTATTGAAAAAGATTCACTTGTAGTGTTGCTCACGTGGAATGATGAAGATGGAAAATCAACATTCTGGCATTCTTCCGCCCACTTATTGGCGGAAGCTTTGGAAGCACTATATCCGGGCGTTAAATTAGGTACGGGTCCTTCAATCGAAAGAGGATTTTATTATGACGTGGATTTGGGTGAAAACACCATTTCATCTGATGATTTCCCAAAGATCGAAGCTAAAATGCTTGAACTGGCTCGTCAGAAAAGCGAATTCAAACGTATTCCGATCAGCAAGCAGGATGCGATCGATTTCTTTACCAAAAAAGGTGACGAGTATAAGCTCGAACTGATTGATGGTTTGGAAGACGGATCTATCACGCTTTATGAGCAAGGTGCATTTACTGACCTTTGCCGTGGACCGCATATTCCTAATACCGGTATTATCAAGGCTGTAAAGCTGACAAATATTGCTGGCGCCTACTGGCGTAACAAGCAGGAAAACAAAATGTTAACCCGTATTTACGGGATTACTTTTCCAAAACAAAAGGAATTGGAAGAGTATGTAACATTGATGGAAGAAGCAAAAAAACGTGACCACCGTAAACTTGGAAAAGAACTCGAATTGTTCGCGTTCTCAGAGAAAGTGGGTCAGGGTTTACCATTGTGGCTGCCAAAAGGTGCCATGCTGCGTGAGCGTCTGCAATCGTTTTTGAGCAAAGCGCAATCTCGTGCGGGTTATTTGCCTGTGGTTACTCCTCATATTGGCAGCAAAGAACTATATGTGACCTCCGGTCACTGGGATAAATATGGTAAGGATTCATTCCAGCCAATTAAAACTCCAAATCCAGGGGAAGAATATTTGTTAAAACCGATGAACTGTCCGCATCACTGCGAGATATACAAAACTTCACCGCGTTCATACAAAGATCTTCCGCTGCGTTTTTCTGAGTTTGGAACTGTTTATCGTTACGAACAAAGTGGTGAATTACACGGTTTAACCCGCGTTCGTGGATTTACTCAGGATGATGCGCATATTTTCTGTCGTCCGGATCAGGTGAAGGAAGAATTTATCCGCGTTATTGATCTGGTTTTGTATGTTTTCAAATCCCTGGGTTTTGAAGATTACAGCGCGCAGATTTCGCTTCGTGATCCTAACGACAAACAAAAATATATTGGTAGAGACGAAGACTGGATACGTGCTGAAAGCGCGATCATCGAAGCTTCGGCGGAACGTGGACTGGAAACAGTAACTGAATTGGGAGAAGCGGCTTTCTACGGCCCAAAACTTGATTTCATGGTTCGTGATGCTTTGGGAAGAAAATGGCAGCTTGGAACTATTCAGGTTGATTACCAGCTTCCGCAGCGTTTTGAACTTGAATACACAGGTTCAGATAATCAGAAACATCGCCCGGTAATGATCCACCGTGCGCCGTTTGGTTCGATGGAACGTTTCATTGCGATTTTGATCGAAAATTCGGCGGGACAATTCCCGTTATGGTTGTCACCAGATCAAATTGCGATTTTGCCGATTTCAGAAAAGTATGCTGAGTATGCAGAAACTGTTTTTGCTCAATTACAAGAGGCCGATATCCGTGGATTTATTGATCACCGCGATGAAAAAATTGGCCGTAAAATCCGTGATGCGGAAGTTACCAAAGTTCCGTTCATGCTGATCGTTGGAGAAAAAGAAGCCGCCGAAGGTAAATTATCTGTCAGAAGAAAGGGTGAAGGCGATTTGGGAAGTATGTCAATTGAAGAATTTGCCTCTTATTTTCAAAAAGAAGCAAAAATAATTGGATGA
- a CDS encoding helix-turn-helix transcriptional regulator gives MSIVSNNIKYLRRLNGLTQEQFARKIAIKRSLLGAYEEARANPNLTNLKNMAAAFGITVDNLLKNDLRRIRETPDLSLPLNGTRPMTVSHSGSSVTPPRMPTYAEPQPLSKIMDNYQQPEPSIRTVARQVTLKPVNGNAYQPPVSQQSYTPAPTPQPNLIDPRMPVFNNQYAINSEPATNYREDRSANYPTIQWVGKNQWIEYIANYQNPAFLTHLPSFQLPNLPSGYYRAFESSNDFEYPGSLLVGSFIRNWYEIKDGSNYLFVLKNQGFLYRKAFNQVKTKGTLLLSSDISGIPELEAALHEVLEVWEVKAFISLQLPNPSPSMDRIGQLVDELQIELSRAKPFGGLPY, from the coding sequence ATGAGCATCGTCAGCAATAATATAAAATATCTCCGTAGGCTAAATGGCCTTACACAAGAGCAATTTGCACGAAAAATTGCTATCAAAAGATCTCTTTTGGGAGCTTATGAGGAAGCACGTGCAAATCCAAATCTGACCAATTTGAAAAATATGGCAGCAGCTTTTGGTATTACGGTAGACAATTTGCTAAAAAACGATTTAAGACGAATTCGGGAAACGCCTGATTTATCATTGCCCCTAAATGGGACGAGACCGATGACCGTTTCTCATTCCGGTTCATCCGTTACGCCGCCGCGCATGCCTACTTATGCAGAGCCGCAGCCGCTATCTAAAATCATGGATAATTACCAGCAGCCGGAGCCATCTATCCGGACTGTGGCCAGACAAGTAACACTTAAACCTGTCAATGGAAATGCGTATCAGCCGCCGGTATCCCAGCAATCCTATACGCCAGCACCCACGCCACAGCCAAATTTGATTGATCCTAGAATGCCGGTTTTTAACAACCAGTACGCTATAAATTCAGAGCCTGCGACAAATTATCGGGAAGACAGATCTGCAAATTATCCTACGATCCAGTGGGTTGGAAAAAACCAGTGGATCGAATATATAGCCAATTATCAAAATCCGGCTTTTTTAACCCATTTACCCTCTTTTCAACTGCCAAATTTACCGTCCGGGTATTACCGTGCTTTTGAAAGTAGTAACGATTTTGAGTATCCGGGATCTTTACTGGTTGGTTCTTTTATCAGAAACTGGTATGAAATCAAGGATGGTTCGAATTATCTTTTCGTTCTTAAAAACCAGGGTTTTCTTTATAGAAAAGCATTTAATCAGGTAAAAACGAAAGGGACGTTATTACTAAGTTCTGATATTTCAGGCATTCCGGAACTGGAAGCTGCCCTTCATGAGGTACTTGAAGTTTGGGAAGTTAAAGCTTTTATAAGTTTGCAATTGCCCAATCCTTCTCCTTCTATGGATCGAATTGGGCAATTGGTTGATGAGCTACAAATTGAGCTAAGTCGTGCTAAACCATTCGGCGGATTACCTTATTAA
- a CDS encoding bifunctional 5,10-methylenetetrahydrofolate dehydrogenase/5,10-methenyltetrahydrofolate cyclohydrolase, whose product MQLLDGKAISAQIKSEIKIEVENWIAGGGKKPHLAAILVGQDGASETYVASKIRSCEEIGFTSTLLRFGPETTEAELLEAVESLNKNPDVDGFIVQLPLPKHISENTIMEAVDPSKDVDGFHPINVGRMCKGLPAYISATPFGILEMLIRAGIETSGKHCVVIGRSQIVGLPMSILMQRNEYPGNCTVTITHSKTQNLKEICQTADILIVALGRPEFVTADYIKEGAVVVDVGITRVEDATKKSGFAIKGDVNFADVAPKSSFITPVPGGVGLMTICGLLTNTLKAARKEIYK is encoded by the coding sequence ATGCAACTACTTGACGGAAAGGCTATTTCAGCCCAAATTAAGTCAGAGATAAAAATTGAGGTTGAAAACTGGATCGCTGGCGGTGGAAAAAAACCACATTTGGCAGCAATTCTTGTTGGACAGGACGGTGCCAGCGAAACTTACGTGGCTTCTAAAATCCGTAGCTGCGAGGAAATTGGCTTCACTTCAACCCTGTTACGTTTTGGACCGGAAACGACCGAGGCTGAACTTTTGGAAGCGGTAGAATCATTGAACAAAAATCCTGATGTGGATGGATTTATCGTTCAGCTACCCTTACCAAAACACATTTCAGAAAATACCATTATGGAAGCCGTAGACCCATCAAAAGATGTGGATGGTTTTCACCCGATTAATGTGGGAAGAATGTGTAAAGGACTTCCTGCTTACATTTCTGCAACGCCTTTCGGTATTCTGGAAATGCTTATTCGTGCCGGAATTGAAACATCAGGAAAACATTGCGTAGTGATCGGCCGCAGCCAGATTGTTGGTTTGCCAATGAGCATTTTGATGCAACGCAATGAATATCCAGGAAACTGTACAGTAACAATTACACATAGCAAGACACAAAATCTGAAAGAAATCTGTCAGACTGCCGATATCCTTATCGTAGCGCTGGGTCGTCCGGAATTCGTGACAGCAGATTATATCAAAGAAGGCGCTGTGGTTGTTGACGTAGGAATTACTCGTGTCGAAGATGCAACCAAGAAAAGCGGATTTGCGATTAAAGGTGATGTAAATTTTGCAGATGTCGCGCCTAAAAGCAGTTTCATCACACCGGTTCCAGGTGGCGTTGGGTTGATGACTATTTGCGGGTTGTTGACTAATACTTTGAAAGCGGCGAGGAAAGAGATTTATAAGTAA
- a CDS encoding class I SAM-dependent methyltransferase: MILLSPEQHTEYQLIDTGGFEKLERFGPYTLTRPEPQAIWDKTLSEKEWADKSNAVFKRDKNSQEKGQWISKPDMPERWVMQYRSGSLHLRAKLALSSFKHVGVFPEQATNWDYISKKVKQIPEDKPNVLNLFAYTGIASLAAKASGADVTHVDAVKQVISWSRDNMELSGLDNIRWVVEDALKFVNREVRRGNQYNGIILDPPAYGRGPDGEKWLLEENLNEILRLCALLLKKKNFFFIINLYSLGFSALILENLIKAHFPDITNHEFGELFIPDSFGKNLPLGVFSRFSDQTI, translated from the coding sequence GTGATACTTCTTTCACCAGAACAACATACAGAATATCAATTAATTGATACCGGCGGATTCGAAAAACTGGAACGTTTCGGGCCTTACACGCTGACACGTCCGGAGCCTCAGGCGATTTGGGATAAAACATTAAGTGAAAAAGAATGGGCCGATAAATCCAATGCTGTTTTCAAACGGGATAAAAATTCACAGGAAAAAGGCCAGTGGATTTCCAAACCGGATATGCCTGAACGTTGGGTGATGCAATATCGCTCCGGCTCGCTTCATTTGCGGGCAAAACTTGCTTTATCCTCTTTCAAGCACGTGGGCGTTTTTCCCGAACAGGCTACAAACTGGGATTATATTTCCAAAAAAGTTAAGCAAATCCCGGAAGACAAGCCAAATGTGCTTAATTTATTTGCTTACACCGGAATTGCTTCGTTGGCAGCAAAAGCGTCGGGAGCGGACGTAACACACGTAGATGCCGTAAAACAAGTAATCAGCTGGTCGCGTGATAATATGGAACTGAGCGGTTTGGACAACATTCGCTGGGTAGTTGAAGATGCGTTGAAATTTGTAAATCGCGAAGTGCGTCGTGGTAATCAATACAACGGAATTATCCTTGATCCGCCAGCCTACGGTCGCGGTCCCGATGGGGAAAAGTGGCTTTTAGAAGAAAATCTGAATGAAATCCTTCGTCTTTGTGCTTTGCTTTTGAAGAAGAAAAACTTCTTTTTTATCATCAATTTGTACTCGCTTGGTTTCTCTGCTTTAATTCTTGAAAACCTGATCAAAGCACATTTCCCGGACATAACCAATCACGAATTTGGCGAATTGTTTATTCCGGATTCTTTTGGAAAAAATCTGCCGCTGGGAGTATTTTCGCGTTTTTCAGATCAAACGATTTAA
- a CDS encoding EVE domain-containing protein, with product MNYWLIKSEPFKYSWDHFVEEGKSIWDGVRSYEARNNMMAMKAGDLALFYHSNEGKEVVGLAKVSKEHWPDPTTEDDRWVVVEFVPVERFPKTVTLAQIKADESLKDMALIRQSRLSVIPVKAEEFDHIVGLAHA from the coding sequence ATGAACTACTGGCTTATCAAATCTGAACCTTTCAAATATTCGTGGGACCACTTCGTGGAAGAGGGAAAATCCATATGGGATGGGGTTCGTAGCTACGAGGCACGTAATAATATGATGGCAATGAAAGCCGGCGATCTTGCTCTTTTTTATCATAGCAATGAGGGAAAAGAAGTTGTCGGTCTGGCAAAAGTTTCGAAGGAACATTGGCCAGATCCAACGACAGAAGATGATCGCTGGGTCGTTGTGGAATTTGTTCCGGTTGAACGTTTCCCAAAAACAGTCACATTGGCACAAATAAAAGCGGATGAAAGTTTGAAGGATATGGCTTTGATCCGTCAATCGAGATTATCAGTAATTCCGGTTAAAGCAGAAGAATTTGATCATATTGTTGGCTTGGCACATGCTTAA